In the Primulina tabacum isolate GXHZ01 chromosome 15, ASM2559414v2, whole genome shotgun sequence genome, tggacaaaaatctGTGTTGCCCAATATCACCACTTCTGCAAAAGCTCAAAAGTTTACTCCTATGAAAGGACAATTTCGACCAAAAACTGAATTGCAAATCCAatcaaatgtcagaaatttggaCTCAGTACAATGCAGAGAGTATTCTGGATTTAGACACTATGCCAATGAGTGTGCCAATCGACTTCGGAGAAACAAAGGCATGGCTGTCACTTTGAGTGATGAAGAGTCTGATGATGATCAAGGATCAAATGAATCTAAAAATCACACATCGTTGTCTGCTTTGATCAAGGAGAAGCGTTCAATGCAAATCAATCCTTTGGGTGTTGCCACGGGTGTTGCCACAGGTGTTGCAATACCTGGTCGCAACATCTCTTCAAATTCAGTGTGTCTTAATTCTACAACCCTTGGTGAATCAAGTCAGTCTGAAAACCAAGAAGTAGATGATGATGAAATCACTCTGGAAAGTGTGCAGACAATGTATGAAGAATTGTATGAAGACtggatcaaaagaaataaagtGAATGCAATTCTCTCCAAAGAGAACACTGAGCTGAAGTCACAAGTATCACGACTTGAAGTAATCTTAAGTAAGAAAGATCTGGAATTATGCAAAGTCAAGGAAGAGCTTGGAGAAGCAACTCAAATTCTTGCGAAGCTTAATTCAAGTTCATCCAAACTTGATTCACTCTTGATGATTGGAAAGAATGACGGAGCTGGACTTGGTTATACGAATCACCAGTTTGAAATAGGAGAGTCTTCCAACACTGAAAGAAAACCAACTGTCTTTGTCAAAGGAAGTGCTGAAATCTCGAATGCTACATACACTGAAAAAGGTGTTTCATCAAAGAGGCAAACATCTACAAAGAAGTCCAAGTCCAGAAAACGCCACTTTATCTGCCACTATTGCTTTAGACCTGGTCATATCAAACCCTACTGTTTTAAACTGAGAGATGACTACAAAAGATGGGAATCTGAATAGGTGTTGCCACAGGTGTTGTACAACACCCGGCGTAACACTGCCAATAGGAAACCATCGGTAAAAAGGGTCTGGGTGCCAAAGGCTAATATTCAATGTTCTGTTATTTATACTTcgttaaaaactaacattgcaggaatatggtactttgacagtggcTGTTCACGTCACATGACAGGTTCTAAAGACTATTTGACTGACTATGTTGAACTAAGGAATGGTCATGTGACATATGGTGGAGGTGCTAAAGGAAGAATAGCTGGCAAATGGACCTTGAATGTTGATGGACTGCCTAGTCTACACAATGTGCTTTATGTCGAAGGACTTAACTCAAACTTAATcagcataagtcaactttgtgatgatggtttacatgttaagtttgataaagacaattgtgaagtttttgataatactgattcatgtattttgacaggtacaaggtcggCTGACAATTGTTATCAACTTGGAGAGGACCCtgtgtgcaatcattcaaaagtaAGTGAATTAAACTTGTGGCATCAAAAATTGGGTAATGCAAACTTCAAGACATTAAAGAACCTTGGTAAGTACGATGCTgtgagaggtatgcctaatTTATCCTCTGGAATTCCTTATGTTTGTGGTGCATGTCAAAAGGGTAAGCAAACACGTGTTCCCCATCAAGTGTTGCAACACCTTGGGACAACACGGTGTCTTGAactcttgcacatggatcttatgggtccaatggaagtggaaagccttggaggtaagaagtattcaTGTGTTTGTGTGGATGATTTCTCTCGCTTTACATGAGTAAGTTTTCTTAGAGAAAAATTCGACACATTTgctgtttttaagaaattacatGCTAAGATTACTAATCTACATGATTTGAGGGTTGGTAAGATAAGGACCGATCAtggtaaagaatttgaaaactcaCACTTTATATCATTCTGTGAAAGAAGAGGGATAACtcatgaattttcggcccctaagactcctcaacaaaatggaatagccgaaaggaagaataggacactgcaagaaatggctagggtcatgttgagttcaaagaatatttcaaaaCGATTTTGGGCCGAGGCCTTAAACACagcatgtcatatttcaaaCCGTGTGTACTTAAGGAGTGGTTCTACTGTGACATCCTATGAAATCATCATGGGAAAGAGGCCAAACCTGAAgtactttcatgtttttgggtgtgtatgttatgttttgaatgacCGAGACCATCTTGCAAAGTTTGACTCTAAAAGTGACAAGtgtttatttcttggttattcatcCAATAGTCGTGCATATCGCGTGTATAATCTCAGAGCAAGAACGACTATGGAATCTATTAACGTTGTTTTTGACGATCTTGCAGATCTAATGGGAAAAACAATCGAGGACGATATTGATGGGCTACTGAACATAAGTGAGACACTGCCTAACACAGATGTTGCACCCGGTGTTGTAACACCTGAGACAACACCTGCACCGACAGAATCAAATGATGAACCAGGAGAATAtactgaaaatgatgatgttgtaACCAATGAAGGGATTGATATTCCCAgtaagattcagaaaaatcatccatcatctcagATCATTGGAGAAGCTTATGTAAGCCAACCTAAAGGGTTCGAAAATCCAAACCACCCGAACCATGTCTACAAGTTGAAGAAGGCACTTTAtggacttaaacaagctccacgaGCATGGTATGGTAGGCTTACTGAATATCTGCTTGACTTaggcttcaaacgaggtgaggttgataaaaccctttttattcaaaaatcgaagcatgatattcttgtgtgtcaaatatatgtggatgacatcatttttggtgcttcttctcaaaagcatgttgatgaatttgttaaatgcatgtctaccacatttgaaatgagcatggtaggagaattaagtttctttcttggattgcaaattaaacaaatgcatgatggtaTCTTTCTGTGTCAATCCAAGTATGCCAAGAATTTGGTGAAGAAATTTTCTACCGAGAACACTAAACACATGAAAACACCAATGGGGTCGACTGAAAAATTGTCCAAAGACGATGTTGCTgcaggtgttgacaacacccaaTATCGCAGCATCATAGGCAGTCTTCTTTACTTAAGAGCAATTCGTCCCgacatcatgtttagtgtaTGTTTGTGCGCCAGGTACCAGGCTGATGCTAAAGTCACTCATTTAAAAGCTgtcaaaagaattttgagatatatagcCGGGACAGTTAACTTAGGTTTGTGGTACACCAAAGAAACAAACTCAAATCTAGTGGGGTTTAGTGATGCTGACTGGGCTGGAAATCTAGATGATAGGAAGAGTACCACTGGAGGATGTTTTTACCTAGGTAACAATTTGGTGTGATGGTATAGTAAAAAGCAAAATTGTGTATCTCTGTccactgctgaatctgaatatgttgcAGCTGCTAGATGTTGTTCacaacttttgtggatgaatcaaatgattaaagacTATGGTTTTAACAGTGACACCTTAATTGTATACTGTGacaattcaagtgcaattgatatttcaaaaaatccagtacaacactctcgaacgaAACACATAGACATTAGACATAATTTTATTGCATGTCAgcaaaatgcaattggatgggaaaatgaattgaattgataaaAAACATG is a window encoding:
- the LOC142526041 gene encoding uncharacterized protein LOC142526041, whose amino-acid sequence is MVTSVIFNSFGLLYLIKKSELQTTVLTEDSPTARVPAAMGIAKTLYSNAHKWKRIMEASTNTVFRPPVLDGSNYALWKVKMRVFIKSIEERAWQRVLDGWSPPKIEDADGDTRLKPESTWTIDEVQTSNFNSKALNAIFSFVDTRMFNLITNCVCAKEAWDILQKHCEGSESVRKTRLRMVASKFESLRMEDKESILEYDSRLRQLSNEAHSLGDPMSNERLVNKVLRSLPEKFNVKVCAIEESKDTSTINLDELMSSLRTFEMNLDLQKKDKGKTIALEVSTDSYDEILQISKEVNESDLGEDSISLITKKFGDYLKKMREKKKIGQKSVLPNITTSAKAQKFTPMKGQFRPKTELQIQSNVRNLDSVQCREYSGFRHYANECANRLRRNKGMAVTLSDEESDDDQGSNESKNHTSLSALIKEKRSMQINPLGVATGVATGVAIPGRNISSNSVCLNSTTLGESSQSENQEVDDDEITLESVQTMYEELYEDWIKRNKVNAILSKENTELKSQVSRLEVILSKKDLELCKVKEELGEATQILAKLNSSSSKLDSLLMIGKNDGAGLGYTNHQFEIGESSNTERKPTVFVKGSAEISNATYTEKGIWYFDSGCSRHMTGSKDYLTDYVELRNGHVTYGGGAKGRIAGKWTLNVDGLPSLHNVLYVEGLNSNLISISTRSADNCYQLGEDPVCNHSKVSELNLWHQKLGNANFKTLKNLGKYDAVRDLMGKTIEDDIDGLLNISETLPNTDVAPGVVTPETTPAPTESNDEPGEYTENDDVVTNEGIDIPSKIQKNHPSSQIIGEAYVSQPKGFENPNHPNHVYKLKKALYGLKQAPRAWYGRLTEYLLDLGFKRGEYAKNLVKKFSTENTKHMKTPMGSTEKLSKDDVAAGVDNTQYRSIIGSLLYLRAIRPDIMFSVCLCARYQADAKVTHLKAVKRILRYIAGTVNLGLWYTKETNSNLVGFSDADWAGNLDDRKSTTGGCFYLGNNLV